A genomic stretch from Desulfohalobium retbaense DSM 5692 includes:
- the purN gene encoding phosphoribosylglycinamide formyltransferase yields MSEPMPLAVLVSGGGSNLQSLIDSIEAGRVPARIVLVLANTPDAYGLVRAEKHGLPTAVVPHTAYPDRESHDRDVVAAIRAAGAEAVVLAGYMRLLSPFFIQAFPQRILNIHPALLPAFQGLHGQHQAAEYGVKLAGATVHFVDEELDNGPIIIQAALPTQEGDDGDTLAQRILHLEHRIYPQAVKWLAEGRLQIRKRHVVVDNAPDPGPAPGSDASVCLFAPGLEPGM; encoded by the coding sequence ATGTCTGAACCCATGCCGTTGGCTGTCCTCGTCTCCGGGGGGGGCTCCAACCTCCAATCGCTCATCGACAGTATCGAGGCTGGACGCGTTCCGGCGCGTATTGTTCTGGTGCTCGCCAATACGCCTGACGCGTATGGCCTCGTTCGCGCCGAAAAGCACGGCCTGCCGACGGCTGTCGTGCCCCACACTGCCTATCCGGACCGTGAAAGCCATGACCGTGATGTGGTGGCCGCCATCCGGGCTGCCGGGGCCGAGGCCGTTGTCCTTGCAGGGTACATGCGGCTCTTGTCTCCGTTTTTTATCCAGGCCTTTCCCCAGCGGATTTTGAATATCCACCCGGCGTTGCTCCCTGCGTTTCAAGGATTGCATGGGCAACACCAGGCAGCGGAGTATGGGGTCAAGCTCGCCGGAGCCACTGTCCATTTTGTGGATGAGGAATTGGACAACGGTCCGATCATTATCCAGGCCGCCCTGCCGACCCAGGAGGGTGACGACGGTGATACCTTGGCCCAGCGAATTCTGCATCTCGAACACCGGATCTATCCCCAGGCGGTCAAGTGGCTGGCAGAAGGCCGCTTGCAGATTCGCAAGCGGCACGTCGTTGTCGACAACGCCCCGGATCCCGGGCCTGCCCCCGGGAGTGACGCATCTGTCTGCCTCTTTGCTCCTGGACTGGAGCCCGGGATGTAG
- the mutM gene encoding bifunctional DNA-formamidopyrimidine glycosylase/DNA-(apurinic or apyrimidinic site) lyase yields the protein MEVVLPGGVVSAWAPGTWNGEILPPCERGILETAMPELPEVETIARGLDAALTGQHIASVHLRRDAVACGDAQRIREDVPGRCIKRVWRRAKLLLVDCVPDRHLVFHLKMSGKLLLGGPLAGQEKHVQAWFGLQSGESFVFQDVRKFGYIRLFDGAELAKWPFFASLGPEPFDLDGPGFARILSGRRARIKSLLLDQTVIAGIGNIYADEALFRAGIHPATPADRLSPGALNRLVYALHAALNKGFASGGSSLRDYVDALGKRGSHQNEFQVYGRCGASCPCCGRCLERTTVAGRTSTFCPRCQPLSD from the coding sequence ATGGAAGTCGTCCTGCCCGGAGGCGTTGTCTCTGCCTGGGCGCCTGGGACCTGGAACGGGGAGATCCTCCCGCCCTGCGAACGCGGAATACTCGAGACGGCCATGCCGGAATTGCCAGAAGTGGAAACCATCGCCCGGGGGCTCGATGCGGCTCTCACGGGGCAGCATATCGCCAGCGTGCATCTGCGCCGTGATGCGGTCGCCTGCGGTGATGCACAGCGGATACGCGAGGATGTCCCGGGGCGGTGTATCAAGCGGGTCTGGCGGCGGGCGAAATTGCTGCTTGTGGATTGTGTTCCCGATCGGCACCTGGTCTTCCATCTCAAAATGAGCGGCAAGCTCCTGCTCGGCGGTCCCCTTGCCGGACAGGAAAAGCACGTCCAGGCCTGGTTCGGGCTGCAAAGCGGCGAATCCTTTGTCTTTCAGGATGTCCGCAAGTTTGGGTATATCCGGCTCTTTGACGGGGCTGAACTCGCCAAGTGGCCGTTTTTCGCCAGTCTGGGCCCGGAACCTTTCGACCTCGACGGCCCCGGCTTTGCCCGGATCCTGTCCGGACGCCGGGCGCGGATCAAGAGTCTGCTGCTCGACCAGACGGTCATCGCCGGGATCGGCAATATTTACGCCGATGAAGCGTTGTTTCGCGCCGGCATCCACCCCGCTACACCGGCGGATCGCCTTTCCCCGGGAGCCCTGAATCGTTTGGTCTACGCCCTGCATGCGGCCCTGAATAAGGGATTCGCTTCGGGCGGCTCCTCGCTGCGCGATTACGTCGACGCCCTGGGCAAGCGGGGCTCCCACCAGAATGAATTCCAGGTCTACGGGCGATGCGGTGCATCATGTCCCTGTTGCGGTCGCTGTCTGGAGCGAACCACCGTGGCCGGCAGGACCTCGACCTTTTGCCCCCGGTGTCAACCCCTTTCTGACTAA
- a CDS encoding phosphoribosylanthranilate isomerase produces MAASRLPFHAPCIQIAGIRDEQEVRLLLEAEVDYLGFPFRLPVHAPDLSEASAAELIRKTGIHARAVCITYETTPEAIVGLCHTLGVAAVQLHAPMPLGALQELRRLAPELGILHSLVIGRDPLDQLAQQLQRLAPFVDGFLTDTFDPTTGASGATGYIHDWQTSAAIVRAAPRPVILAGGLTADNVAAAIAAVRPAGVDAHTGVEDHAGRKDPDRVQAFVREARKGFALLKTQD; encoded by the coding sequence ATGGCCGCATCCCGCCTGCCTTTCCATGCCCCGTGCATCCAAATAGCCGGTATCCGGGATGAACAAGAAGTCCGCCTGCTTCTTGAGGCGGAAGTGGATTATCTTGGATTTCCCTTCCGGCTGCCAGTCCACGCCCCAGACCTGAGCGAAGCCTCTGCCGCCGAATTGATCCGGAAAACCGGCATCCACGCCCGGGCTGTGTGCATTACCTACGAAACCACCCCAGAAGCGATCGTCGGCTTGTGTCATACCCTGGGGGTGGCCGCCGTCCAACTCCATGCCCCAATGCCCTTGGGCGCACTCCAAGAGCTTCGCCGCCTGGCCCCTGAGCTGGGTATTCTCCACAGCCTGGTCATCGGACGTGACCCACTGGACCAGCTGGCGCAGCAGCTCCAGAGGCTCGCCCCTTTTGTCGACGGTTTTCTCACCGACACATTCGACCCCACCACCGGTGCAAGTGGTGCGACCGGCTATATCCATGACTGGCAAACCAGCGCGGCCATCGTGCGTGCGGCCCCCAGGCCCGTGATTCTGGCTGGAGGGCTCACAGCGGACAATGTGGCAGCGGCGATTGCCGCAGTTCGCCCGGCCGGTGTGGACGCTCATACAGGTGTCGAGGACCATGCGGGGCGCAAAGACCCCGATCGGGTACAGGCATTTGTTCGGGAAGCACGGAAGGGATTCGCCCTGCTCAAGACGCAGGACTGA
- a CDS encoding class I SAM-dependent methyltransferase, which produces MDKDRTRWNDRYRNNPPPERVCALLPDHVPDGEGKTALDLAGGTGANAAFLADKGYQVYSVDIADAAIQRLQERGHPRIHPVQADLDTYRPPAERFDLVLTVRFLDRRLFPYLAEALVPGGVLLIHTLLDDPRRDCPQMTSNRDHLLRPNELVRSFSNLRIVFYREHFSDTECLASLVAYRD; this is translated from the coding sequence ATGGATAAAGACCGCACCCGCTGGAACGACAGATACCGCAACAACCCGCCGCCGGAGCGGGTTTGCGCCTTGCTTCCAGACCATGTTCCCGATGGGGAAGGCAAGACCGCTCTCGACCTGGCCGGCGGGACGGGGGCCAATGCTGCCTTCCTGGCCGACAAAGGCTACCAGGTATACAGCGTGGATATTGCCGATGCGGCCATACAGCGCTTGCAGGAGCGAGGCCACCCCCGAATCCATCCGGTCCAGGCCGATCTCGACACCTACCGCCCCCCAGCCGAACGCTTCGACCTCGTGCTCACCGTTCGATTTCTGGATCGACGGCTCTTTCCCTACCTTGCCGAGGCCCTCGTGCCCGGCGGTGTCCTTCTCATTCACACCCTTTTGGACGACCCTCGCCGGGACTGTCCCCAAATGACCTCGAATCGCGACCACCTCCTGCGCCCCAACGAATTAGTGCGCTCTTTCAGCAACTTGCGCATTGTGTTCTATCGGGAACATTTCTCCGACACCGAGTGCCTCGCCTCGCTGGTCGCCTATCGGGACTAA
- a CDS encoding HAD family hydrolase, with protein MPYSTVFFDLDGTLLNTLDDLADSMNSVLEHNGHPPHPVQAYRYFVGKGMEALVRQALPEHARSPEHIRHCLAQMQDSYARNWANKTHPYPGVPDMLATLKARGMRLNILSNKPQANTEETVAHFFDPDLFDAVIGARDNVPKKPDPTALLELMSSFGLDKSHCLFVGDSAVDVRTGRAAEVLTIGVLWGFRDAPELTENGAQELIKSPDQLVQLLFPEH; from the coding sequence ATGCCCTATTCAACAGTCTTTTTTGATCTCGACGGGACCCTGCTCAACACCTTGGACGATCTGGCCGACTCCATGAATTCGGTTTTAGAGCACAACGGCCACCCGCCCCACCCGGTTCAGGCGTACCGCTACTTCGTCGGCAAAGGCATGGAGGCCCTGGTACGCCAGGCCCTGCCCGAGCACGCCCGTTCTCCGGAACACATCCGCCACTGTCTGGCCCAGATGCAGGACAGCTACGCCCGGAACTGGGCGAACAAGACCCATCCCTATCCCGGTGTCCCGGACATGCTGGCCACACTCAAAGCCAGAGGCATGCGGTTGAACATCTTGTCCAACAAACCGCAGGCGAACACCGAGGAGACTGTGGCCCATTTCTTTGACCCCGACTTGTTTGACGCGGTCATTGGGGCCAGAGACAATGTTCCCAAAAAACCGGACCCCACCGCCTTGCTGGAACTGATGTCCTCTTTTGGCCTCGACAAATCGCATTGCCTGTTTGTCGGCGACTCCGCGGTGGACGTGCGTACCGGCCGCGCGGCCGAGGTCCTGACCATCGGTGTCTTGTGGGGATTTCGCGATGCGCCGGAACTCACGGAAAACGGGGCCCAGGAACTCATCAAATCTCCCGATCAATTGGTCCAGCTTCTCTTTCCCGAACACTGA
- a CDS encoding AI-2E family transporter, translated as MNLIREWFRRHFSDPQVVILALILISCILLIMTVGDLIAPVLASVVLAYLLEGLVRFLENRRVPRMLAVCLVFLIFVFFLFFLVLGLLPLLSQQIVQFFQELPSMLAAGQRELMRLPERYPKFITEDQILDVVAALKSQLTGLGQRVLSISLASVRSLFNLLIYMILVPIMVFFFLKDKSKIINYIKMFMPKDYTLTRRIWHDVDRQIGNFVRGKVWEILIVWGAAYGLFLIIDLNYAILLSFLVGISVIVPYVGATVMTLPVALVAYFQWGWGQEFIYAIIGYTILQILDGNLLVPLLLSEVVNLHPVAIIVAILFFGGIWGFWGVFFAIPLATLVQSIINAWPRAGQPQPPAPK; from the coding sequence GTGAACCTCATCCGCGAATGGTTTCGCCGCCACTTTTCCGACCCCCAGGTCGTCATTTTGGCCTTGATTCTGATCAGCTGCATCCTGCTGATCATGACGGTGGGCGATCTCATCGCACCGGTGCTGGCCAGCGTGGTCCTGGCCTACCTTCTGGAGGGACTGGTCCGTTTTCTGGAAAACCGCCGCGTCCCGCGCATGCTCGCCGTGTGCCTCGTTTTTCTCATATTCGTCTTTTTTCTCTTTTTTCTTGTACTTGGATTGTTACCGCTGCTGTCGCAACAGATTGTGCAATTTTTTCAGGAACTGCCGTCCATGCTCGCTGCTGGCCAACGTGAACTCATGCGTCTGCCGGAGCGCTATCCGAAATTTATCACCGAAGACCAGATCCTGGATGTGGTCGCTGCCCTGAAATCCCAGCTCACCGGTCTGGGGCAACGGGTGCTCTCCATTTCCCTGGCCTCCGTCCGGTCGCTGTTTAATCTGCTGATTTATATGATCCTGGTCCCGATCATGGTTTTTTTCTTCCTGAAGGATAAATCCAAGATCATCAATTACATCAAGATGTTCATGCCCAAAGACTATACCCTGACCCGCCGGATCTGGCACGACGTCGACCGCCAGATCGGCAATTTCGTCCGGGGCAAAGTCTGGGAGATCCTCATTGTCTGGGGCGCGGCCTACGGCCTGTTTCTGATCATCGACCTCAACTATGCTATTTTACTTAGCTTTCTTGTTGGGATATCCGTCATCGTGCCCTATGTCGGCGCCACGGTCATGACCCTGCCCGTGGCCCTGGTCGCCTACTTCCAATGGGGTTGGGGGCAGGAATTTATCTACGCTATCATCGGGTACACCATTTTGCAGATTCTGGACGGCAACCTGCTCGTGCCCCTTTTGCTCAGTGAAGTGGTCAATCTCCATCCTGTGGCCATCATTGTGGCCATCCTCTTTTTCGGAGGCATCTGGGGCTTTTGGGGGGTCTTTTTTGCCATTCCCCTGGCCACTTTGGTCCAATCTATCATCAACGCCTGGCCTCGCGCTGGCCAGCCCCAGCCGCCGGCCCCAAAATAA
- a CDS encoding UbiD family decarboxylase, translated as MGYTNLHDCVHDLEAAGQLRRIDTEIDPRLEMGVIQRRAFQAGGPALLFTRVKGSGFPMLGNLFGTLSRTRFLFRDTLKRVETLVQLKVDPAETLRRPWRLGSLPRALWHTRPMLRRSGPVLANTTTISNLPQLVSWPEDGGGYVTLPQVLSRSPRRADWQHTNLGMYRVQLSGNHFVPDTEVGLHYQIHRGIGPHHTEALEKGESLPVNIFVGGPPAMTLAAVMPLPENLPELFFAGLLGGHRPTLVQSEHHPLPLLAEADFCICGHVPPGALKPEGPFGDHLGYYSLTHDFPVLKVDAVYHRNGAIWPFTTVGRPPQEDTVFGTFIHELTEPLVGSVFQGVHEVHAVDAAGVHPLLLAIGSERYVPFASERQPQELLTNALSLLGSTQTSLSKYLFIGAREDDSRLSTKDIPAFFRHILGRVDWRRDLHLITRTTMDTLDYSGISLNQGSKGIIAAAGPDTNRLDSELPTDVSLPEGFSAPRCFAPGIAVLSAPRHTLPRDTQDPALDQLCRHLEESPADWSGFQLVVVVDASEEAANSWDDFLWQTFTRSDPATDSYGLGAFVQSKHWGCTGALVIDARLKSYHAPPLEPDPEVEKRVDELAAPGGPLHGLF; from the coding sequence ATGGGCTATACCAATCTGCACGACTGCGTGCACGATCTTGAAGCCGCCGGGCAACTCAGGCGCATCGACACAGAAATCGATCCGCGCCTGGAGATGGGAGTCATCCAGCGCCGCGCCTTTCAGGCTGGAGGCCCAGCTCTGCTGTTCACCCGGGTCAAAGGCAGCGGTTTTCCCATGCTCGGCAATCTCTTCGGGACCCTGTCCAGAACCCGTTTCCTTTTTCGCGACACCCTCAAGCGCGTCGAGACCCTGGTCCAACTCAAGGTCGATCCCGCCGAAACGCTTCGCCGGCCATGGCGGCTCGGCTCCCTGCCCCGCGCCCTGTGGCACACGCGCCCCATGCTGCGCCGCAGCGGCCCGGTGCTGGCGAACACAACAACAATTTCCAATCTGCCCCAGCTTGTCTCCTGGCCGGAAGACGGCGGTGGATATGTCACCCTGCCTCAGGTCCTGAGCCGCTCGCCCCGCCGCGCTGACTGGCAACACACCAATCTCGGCATGTACCGGGTCCAGCTCAGCGGCAACCATTTCGTCCCCGACACCGAAGTCGGGCTGCATTACCAGATCCACCGGGGAATCGGGCCGCACCACACCGAGGCCCTGGAAAAAGGAGAATCCCTGCCGGTGAATATTTTTGTCGGCGGGCCTCCAGCCATGACGCTGGCCGCGGTCATGCCGCTGCCCGAGAATCTCCCGGAACTCTTTTTCGCCGGCCTGCTCGGAGGCCACCGCCCCACGCTGGTCCAAAGCGAACACCATCCCTTGCCTTTGCTCGCTGAGGCCGATTTCTGCATATGTGGTCATGTCCCGCCGGGGGCCCTGAAACCCGAAGGGCCGTTCGGAGACCACCTCGGGTACTACAGCCTGACCCACGACTTTCCCGTGCTCAAGGTCGATGCGGTCTACCATCGCAACGGGGCCATCTGGCCCTTTACCACGGTCGGGCGCCCGCCACAGGAAGACACGGTTTTCGGGACGTTTATCCACGAACTCACCGAACCTCTGGTAGGGAGCGTTTTTCAGGGTGTTCACGAGGTCCACGCGGTGGATGCCGCTGGCGTCCATCCCTTATTGCTGGCCATCGGGAGCGAGCGCTATGTCCCCTTCGCCAGCGAGCGCCAGCCCCAGGAACTTTTGACCAACGCTCTGTCTTTATTAGGGTCGACCCAGACCTCATTGTCGAAATATCTTTTCATCGGGGCCCGCGAAGACGACTCCCGGCTCAGCACCAAGGATATTCCAGCCTTTTTCCGGCATATCCTTGGCCGAGTCGACTGGCGGCGCGATCTGCACCTCATCACCCGAACAACAATGGATACCCTCGACTACTCCGGGATCAGTCTCAATCAGGGGTCCAAAGGGATCATCGCCGCAGCGGGCCCGGACACCAACCGCCTGGACAGCGAACTCCCGACTGACGTCTCTTTGCCCGAGGGATTCAGCGCCCCCCGCTGCTTTGCCCCGGGCATCGCCGTATTGTCCGCCCCCCGGCACACCTTGCCCAGGGACACGCAAGATCCGGCACTTGACCAGCTCTGCCGCCATCTGGAAGAAAGTCCTGCCGACTGGAGCGGCTTCCAACTTGTGGTTGTTGTTGATGCCAGCGAGGAGGCGGCGAACTCATGGGACGATTTCCTGTGGCAGACGTTTACCCGCTCCGATCCGGCGACCGACAGCTACGGTCTCGGGGCCTTTGTCCAATCCAAGCATTGGGGATGCACCGGGGCGCTGGTCATCGACGCCCGGCTCAAATCCTACCACGCCCCGCCCTTGGAGCCTGACCCGGAGGTGGAAAAGCGTGTTGACGAGTTGGCGGCGCCTGGAGGTCCGTTGCACGGGCTGTTCTAA
- a CDS encoding FxsA family protein — MLLRLFLAFTLIPVIELYILVKIGSVVGALNTILLVILTGFAGAWLARLQGFQTMMRIRTNLAQGVMPAEEMVDAMIIFGAGLVLLTPGLLTDIFGLLLLFPPTRGRFKAWLRRKFEDWIRQDRVHITYYHH, encoded by the coding sequence ATGCTCCTTCGTCTTTTTCTGGCCTTTACCCTGATTCCGGTCATCGAACTCTACATCCTGGTCAAGATCGGAAGTGTGGTCGGGGCCCTGAACACAATCCTGCTGGTCATACTCACCGGCTTTGCCGGGGCCTGGCTGGCCCGCCTTCAGGGATTCCAGACCATGATGCGCATCCGGACCAATCTCGCCCAAGGGGTTATGCCCGCGGAAGAGATGGTCGACGCGATGATCATTTTCGGCGCCGGTCTGGTTTTGCTGACCCCGGGATTGCTGACCGATATCTTCGGCCTGCTTTTGTTGTTTCCGCCGACCCGGGGACGCTTCAAGGCGTGGTTGCGCCGCAAATTTGAAGACTGGATCCGCCAGGACCGCGTCCACATCACCTACTACCATCATTAG
- a CDS encoding DUF493 domain-containing protein gives MEPHNDDRFSDFQAKLDAIHDWPDTYTFKFIVPKNQVQAVCDLFEARDTVTTRPSRKGNYISVTAQTRATCSEEVISIYQAAAGIEGIISL, from the coding sequence ATGGAACCACACAACGACGACCGTTTCAGCGATTTTCAGGCCAAGCTCGATGCCATCCACGACTGGCCGGACACCTACACCTTCAAGTTCATCGTCCCCAAAAACCAGGTCCAGGCGGTCTGTGATTTATTTGAGGCCCGGGACACAGTCACCACCCGGCCTTCCCGCAAGGGCAACTATATCAGTGTGACAGCGCAGACCCGGGCGACCTGCAGCGAAGAGGTCATCTCCATCTATCAGGCTGCCGCAGGAATAGAAGGGATCATCAGTCTGTAA
- a CDS encoding cysteine hydrolase family protein, with the protein MPALIIIDMQEDFVLPHGSLCIQGAKDTVPRIREVLDGFRQRALPIFHVVRSYRADGVDVEWPREQAFRKGHHAVVPGTPGARIVSELAPRPNEYVVTKKRFSAFMHTELDLLLRRLHIRELAVCGTQLPVCVRCSVFDAIALDYRVTLIADGTSAQTEAIAEANRFDMANIGTRCLNAADYLSQLAGA; encoded by the coding sequence ATGCCCGCCCTGATCATCATCGATATGCAGGAAGACTTTGTCCTGCCCCACGGCAGCCTCTGCATTCAGGGAGCGAAGGACACCGTACCCCGCATCCGGGAGGTCCTGGACGGTTTCCGCCAGCGGGCCCTGCCGATCTTCCACGTGGTGCGTTCCTATCGCGCTGACGGCGTGGATGTCGAATGGCCCCGGGAGCAGGCCTTTCGCAAGGGACACCATGCGGTTGTTCCCGGGACGCCCGGCGCGCGCATTGTCTCCGAGCTCGCTCCCCGGCCCAATGAATACGTGGTGACCAAAAAACGGTTCAGTGCGTTCATGCATACGGAACTCGACCTGCTTTTGCGGCGGCTGCATATCCGTGAGCTTGCGGTCTGCGGCACCCAACTCCCGGTCTGCGTTCGGTGCTCGGTCTTCGATGCCATCGCCCTGGATTACCGGGTGACGCTTATTGCCGATGGCACCTCGGCACAAACAGAGGCCATTGCCGAGGCCAATCGGTTCGATATGGCCAATATCGGAACCCGCTGCCTGAACGCGGCCGACTATCTGAGCCAGTTGGCTGGTGCCTGA
- the serB gene encoding phosphoserine phosphatase SerB: MHEIIQITISGPDRPGLSAALMEVLARYKTPVLDISQAVLHETLSLGLLIEVPPEAESSPLLKDLLYQAHTLGVQLEFQPISAEQYEHWVQAQGKQRHIITLLGRQLTAEHIARLTQIVFANGLNIDFITRLSGRLSLETIRHSPETACVEFSVRGTPHDKTAMRAAFLEMSKDLEVDIGLQEDNAYRRNRRLVAFDMDSTLIQAEVIDELAKEAGAGEEVARITERAMRGEIDFEQSLRQRVALLAGLPEAALEAVSHRLPLTEGASRLIVNLKRLGYKIAILSGGFTYFGNQLQTQFGIDYLCANELEIHDGRLTGGLSGPVVDGEHKARRLREIANREHISLEQVIAVGDGANDLPMLEMAGLGIAFHAKPKVRAGAQHAISNLGLDSILYFIGLRDREAT; this comes from the coding sequence ATGCACGAAATCATCCAGATCACTATTTCCGGCCCCGATCGGCCCGGGCTCTCCGCTGCGCTGATGGAAGTCCTGGCACGCTACAAGACGCCGGTGTTGGACATCAGCCAAGCTGTGCTCCATGAGACCCTGTCCCTGGGACTGCTCATTGAGGTCCCGCCCGAAGCCGAATCCTCGCCGCTGCTCAAAGATTTGCTCTATCAAGCCCACACCCTGGGGGTGCAGCTCGAATTCCAGCCCATCAGCGCCGAGCAGTACGAACATTGGGTCCAGGCCCAGGGCAAACAGCGCCATATCATCACCCTGCTCGGGCGGCAGCTCACGGCAGAACATATCGCGCGCCTGACCCAGATTGTCTTTGCCAACGGGCTCAATATCGATTTCATCACCCGCCTCTCAGGCCGCTTGTCTCTGGAGACGATACGGCACAGTCCGGAAACCGCCTGTGTTGAATTCTCGGTCCGCGGCACCCCGCACGACAAAACAGCCATGCGCGCCGCCTTTTTGGAGATGTCCAAGGATCTCGAGGTGGATATCGGACTGCAGGAAGACAACGCCTACCGCCGCAACCGGCGGCTCGTCGCCTTTGATATGGATTCCACGCTCATTCAGGCCGAGGTCATCGACGAGCTGGCCAAGGAAGCGGGAGCAGGAGAGGAGGTGGCCCGGATCACGGAACGGGCCATGCGCGGGGAAATCGACTTTGAACAGAGCCTCCGCCAGCGGGTCGCCCTTTTGGCTGGCCTACCGGAAGCAGCCTTGGAGGCGGTAAGCCACCGTTTGCCCTTGACAGAGGGGGCCAGCCGTCTGATTGTTAACCTCAAGCGACTGGGGTACAAGATCGCCATCCTGTCCGGTGGCTTCACCTATTTCGGCAACCAGCTCCAGACCCAATTCGGTATCGACTATCTCTGCGCCAACGAGCTGGAAATCCACGATGGTCGGCTCACCGGGGGGCTCAGTGGCCCGGTGGTCGACGGCGAGCACAAGGCCAGACGCCTGCGGGAAATTGCGAACCGGGAACACATCAGCCTCGAACAGGTCATCGCTGTCGGGGACGGGGCCAATGATCTGCCCATGCTGGAAATGGCCGGCCTGGGCATCGCCTTCCACGCCAAGCCAAAGGTCCGTGCCGGTGCGCAACATGCGATCTCCAACCTGGGCCTGGACAGCATCCTGTATTTTATCGGTCTGCGGGACCGGGAAGCCACCTGA
- a CDS encoding hydrogenase small subunit, whose protein sequence is MKCFVGMGKDGVEERLAERGVSRRDFMKFCAGVAAFMGMEASMGPKIAQALTSKTRPSVVWLHNAECTGCSESVLRTVSPYIDELLLDTISLDYHETLMQASGEAAEEALHHAVKNPNGYICVIEGGIPTKDGGVYGKVAGRTMLDMSSDIAPKAKAVIAIGNCACFGGVQAAKPNPTEAKGVKAALGHLGVNPVNVSGCPPNPYNFVGTVVHYLTKGVPELDDNNRPMLFYGETVHDNCPRLGHFNMGEFAPSFDSEEAKKGWCLYELGCKGPYTFNNCPKVLFNQTNWPVDAGHPCIGCSEPGFWDGMSPFYEYF, encoded by the coding sequence ATGAAATGTTTTGTTGGAATGGGGAAAGACGGAGTTGAGGAGCGGCTCGCCGAACGCGGTGTGTCGCGTCGTGATTTTATGAAATTTTGTGCCGGTGTGGCCGCCTTTATGGGGATGGAGGCGTCCATGGGCCCAAAAATCGCGCAGGCCTTGACTTCCAAAACACGTCCTTCCGTGGTCTGGCTGCACAACGCTGAATGCACAGGGTGTTCTGAGTCGGTGCTGCGGACCGTGTCCCCGTACATAGACGAGTTGCTCCTGGATACCATCTCCTTGGATTACCATGAAACCTTGATGCAGGCCTCTGGTGAGGCGGCTGAAGAAGCCCTGCACCACGCGGTCAAGAATCCCAATGGGTATATCTGCGTCATCGAAGGGGGGATCCCGACCAAGGACGGCGGTGTCTACGGCAAGGTCGCCGGACGGACCATGCTCGATATGTCCAGCGATATCGCCCCCAAGGCCAAGGCTGTCATCGCCATCGGCAATTGCGCCTGCTTTGGCGGTGTCCAGGCCGCCAAGCCCAACCCCACCGAAGCCAAGGGTGTCAAAGCGGCCCTGGGCCATCTTGGGGTCAATCCGGTCAACGTCTCCGGCTGTCCGCCCAATCCCTACAACTTCGTGGGCACTGTGGTCCATTATCTGACCAAAGGGGTGCCGGAGCTCGACGACAACAACCGTCCGATGCTCTTTTACGGGGAAACCGTGCACGACAATTGCCCGCGCCTGGGCCATTTCAATATGGGCGAGTTCGCGCCCTCCTTTGATTCGGAAGAGGCCAAGAAGGGGTGGTGTCTGTACGAGTTGGGCTGCAAAGGGCCGTATACGTTCAATAACTGCCCGAAAGTCCTGTTCAACCAAACAAATTGGCCTGTTGATGCCGGTCACCCCTGCATCGGGTGCAGCGAACCCGGTTTCTGGGATGGCATGTCGCCGTTCTATGAATACTTCTAG